Proteins found in one Campylobacter canadensis genomic segment:
- a CDS encoding aspartate carbamoyltransferase catalytic subunit, which yields MKSFLKIQDLNTNELLNLVDKALEFKSNKNIVPLEKIVANLFFENSTRTKNSFEMAALKLGLKCINFDSATSSLSKGESMFDTCKCFESLGVDALIIRTKDDEIDFSLDIPIINAGSGKNHHPSQSLLDLITIYENFKDLSRLKVAIVGDIAHSRVAKSNKAMFDKLGIKTYFCAPLLYQNKDFIFNDFDEIIDEIDVLIMLRVQNERHEKSDVNNLSMKDFSLNEQRLKRLKDNAIIMHPGPVNWGVEICANLANHEKMRINTQVKNGVFARMAILDYCLRG from the coding sequence ATGAAAAGTTTTTTAAAAATACAAGATTTAAATACAAATGAGCTTTTAAACTTAGTTGATAAGGCTTTAGAATTTAAATCAAATAAAAATATTGTTCCACTAGAAAAAATAGTTGCTAATTTGTTTTTTGAAAATTCAACAAGAACAAAAAATAGTTTTGAAATGGCTGCATTAAAATTAGGATTAAAATGTATTAATTTTGATAGCGCTACATCATCTTTAAGCAAAGGTGAGAGTATGTTTGATACTTGCAAATGCTTTGAAAGTTTAGGCGTTGATGCTTTAATCATTCGTACAAAAGATGATGAAATTGATTTTTCTTTAGATATTCCAATTATAAACGCAGGTAGCGGTAAAAATCATCATCCATCTCAAAGTCTTTTAGATTTAATTACAATTTATGAAAATTTTAAAGATTTATCAAGGTTAAAAGTAGCCATAGTAGGCGATATTGCTCACTCAAGAGTTGCAAAGAGCAATAAGGCTATGTTTGATAAATTAGGCATAAAAACATATTTTTGTGCTCCTTTACTTTATCAAAACAAGGATTTTATTTTTAATGATTTTGATGAGATTATTGATGAAATTGATGTTTTAATTATGCTTAGAGTGCAAAATGAAAGACATGAAAAAAGCGATGTAAATAATTTATCTATGAAAGATTTTTCATTAAACGAACAAAGGCTAAAAAGATTAAAAGACAATGCAATTATTATGCATCCAGGTCCTGTAAATTGGGGAGTTGAAATATGTGCTAATTTAGCTAATCATGAAAAAATGCGTATTAATACTCAGGTTAAAAATGGTGTATTTGCTAGAATGGCAATACTTGATTATTGTTTAAGGGGTTAA